In Naumovozyma castellii chromosome 1, complete genome, one DNA window encodes the following:
- the NOT3 gene encoding CCR4-NOT core subunit NOT3 (ancestral locus Anc_7.214): MAHRKLQQEVDRVFKKINEGLDIFNTYYERHESCNNNPSQKDKLESDLKREVKKLQRLREQIKSWQSSPDIKDKDSLLEYRRSVEIAMEKYKAVEKASKEKAYSNISLKKSEILEPEEQERRDASDYISSMIDELERQYEFLQVEIDKLLLLNKKKKTASQLNDEKIEHMKTLQLRYRWHQQQMELALRLLANEELDPQAVNDAKDDINYYVESNQDQDFIEDETIYDSLNLQSNEAIAHEVAQYFASQSAADNEDNAEETNTDASKLSKKEQRKLEREAKKAAKLAAKSAPTTASPSVKLEINKSATPSPVLKNESVELSSMKSIPTSASVPNTAKSPNALPQLTSLKSSPPNEQHQDIQGTHTHIHQGQNGLTSSTILKPATVPARPAGELKWSVAASMGLEKDKKSTSTDISTPVSKPSSIVTTPRLGTPVLEKSTITPTSSSSVTAAAVLAAGAAAVHQNNQQFHKGFENNVGSQTPSSILLNNVKQEGQKDQESETNPVAETTNTVEPEIESPSTPSLIEDYESDISDDDLGEDEPNLIPLTPDELKKNIIAHDHLHQEYMSDWGSLLLPSGIQEFIMGVELTKNNLNSNNGRLGGYRRSIDLCEVNRLDPIPHGVNPPTPLDAFRSTQKWDIVRCSLRDVISKSESETEIYQEIIQRFRGLEMFTLFYNYYFAVTPLEKEISNVILNERSWRISKDETLWFLRQGSVKLQNEFCEIGDYKIFKLDDWTVIDKINFKLDYSNLKISSPTTTDSAADVIEESESINQETVSAESDKLSHGQQLLQQLKQGKVGVPV, from the coding sequence ATGGCACATAGGAAACTCCAGCAGGAGGTGGATAGAGTCTTCAAGAAGATTAATGAAGGTTTAGATATCTTCAACACCTATTATGAAAGACATGAAAGTTGTAACAATAATCCTTCACAGAAGGATAAACTAGAGTCCGATTTGAAGAGGGAGGTAAAAAAGTTGCAACGACTTAGGGAGCAAATCAAGTCGTGGCAATCTTCTCCTGATATTAAAGATAAGGATTCGCTGTTGGAATACAGACGGTCTGTAGAGATAGCGATGGAAAAGTACAAGGCTGTAGAGAAGGCCTCGAAAGAGAAGGCATATTCGAATATTAGCCTGAAAAAATCTGAAATATTGGAACCCGAAGAGCAGGAGAGAAGAGATGCCTCAGATTACATTTCTTCCAtgattgatgaattagaaagGCAATATGAATTCCTGCAGGTAGAGATAGATAAGCTTTTACTcttaaacaaaaaaaagaagactGCTTCTCAGTTAAACGACGAAAAAATAGAGCACATGAAGACTCTACAACTGAGATACAGGTGgcatcaacaacaaatgGAACTAGCATTGAGATTGCTGgctaatgaagaattggatcCACAAGCAGTGAATGACGCTAAAGATGATATCAACTATTACGTTGAATCCAATCAAGATCAAGATTTTATAGAAGATGAAACAATCTATGATAGTTTGAATTTACAATCGAATGAAGCTATTGCACATGAAGTTGCTCAATATTTTGCATCTCAAAGTGCTGCTGATAACGAAGATAATGCAGAAGAAACTAATACTGATGCGTCTAAGTTATCAAAGAAAGagcaaagaaaattggaaaggGAAGCCAAGAAAGCTGCAAAACTTGCGGCTAAAAGTGCACCAACTACTGCATCGCCTTCTGTTAAattagaaataaataaaagtgCAACACCATCTCCAGTACTTAAAAATGAAAGTGTAGAGCTTTCGTCAATGAAAAGTATACCGACATCAGCTAGTGTGCCAAATACTGCAAAGAGTCCGAATGCCTTGCCTCAGTTAACATCTTTAAAGTCTTCGCCACCTAATGAACAACATCAGGATATACAGGGCACCCATACGCATATCCACCAAGGACAGAATGGTTTAACAAGTTCTACGATTCTTAAACCAGCAACAGTACCAGCTAGGCCCGCAGGAGAACTTAAATGGTCGGTTGCTGCAAGTATGGGGCTTGAAAAAGATAAGAAAAGTACATCGACAGATATTTCTACACCAGTAAGTAAACCTTCTAGTATAGTCACGACTCCTAGGTTAGGTACTCCTGTTCTAGAAAAATCTACTATTACGCCCACATCGTCTTCATCGGTGACAGCAGCCGCTGTCCTAGCTGCTGGTGCAGCAGCTGTACATCAAAACAACCAACAATTTCACAAAGGTTTTGAAAACAATGTTGGCTCACAAACACCTAGTTCGATATTACTGAACAATGTAAAACAGGAAGGACAGAAGGATCAAGAATCTGAGACCAACCCAGTTGCAGAAACTACTAATACAGTTGAACCTGAAATAGAGAGTCCATCAACCCCATCGTTAATAGAGGATTATGAATCAGATATTTCTGATGACGATCTAGGTGAGGATGAACCCAATTTAATTCCATTGACAcctgatgaattgaaaaagaacaTAATAGCTCATGACCATTTGCACCAGGAATATATGTCAGATTGGGGTTCGCTACTTTTACCTAGCGGGattcaagaatttattatGGGCGTGGAACTTACAAAAAATAACTTGAACTCAAACAACGGTAGATTAGGTGGTTATAGAAGGAGCATAGATCTTTGTGAAGTTAATAGACTTGACCCTATTCCACATGGTGTAAATCCTCCAACTCCTCTAGATGCTTTCAGGTCGACCCAAAAATGGGACATTGTTCGTTGTTCGTTGCGTGATGTTATCTCCAAATCAGAAAGTGAGACCGAGAtatatcaagaaattattcaaagatttagGGGACTAGAAATGTTCACTCTATTTTACAACTATTATTTTGCGGTCACCCCCTTAGAAAAGGAGATCTCTAATGTGATATTAAACGAAAGAAGTTGGAGAATTTCCAAAGATGAAACGCTTTGGTTTTTAAGACAAGGTTCTGTCAAACTTCAAAACGAGTTTTGTGAGATTGGTGACTATAAGATCTTCAAGTTAGATGATTGGACAGTTATTGATAAGATTAACTTCAAACTGgattattccaatttgaaaattagTTCTCCAACAACGACAGATTCTGCCGCAGATGTTATAGAGGAAAGTGAGAGCATTAACCAAGAAACAGTTAGTGCTGAGAGCGACAAGTTATCTCATGGCCAACAGCTGCTCCAACAACTGAAACAAGGAAAGGTTGGTGTGCCCGTATGA
- the TED1 gene encoding Ted1p (ancestral locus Anc_7.216) produces MWKPILKKFAIIATFLTIISNILIFTYPSLHPTRCSWRCSTRTNEIDVSSLSLFERITYYSNRYFHDVKEQLFNDNKGELNVDDEDDIHLLAFGDPQIKGIWHNTPYKSRLDIYGNDYYLGHIYSMMQRRLHPSHVAILGDLFSSQWIGDSEFFNRTTRYMNRIFKRDTTTWLKDLKEREHDENGQYRVDWSKWADQFKANAASKNFSFGYNDVYSWDPENENYLFINLTGNHDVGYSGDATYQHMARYHEVFGKDNFWIEYETDTNHPWRIVVLNSLLLEGPALQPEFIENNWEFLYQLFERRFNGSTVLLTHVPLYKEEGLCVDGPLFRYYPDDYKPEPYKKNLLRSQNHLGEAVTNKVLNLVFDNDKPGIILNGHDHEGCETSYNRINGTWFATRDVDQTSDFHVKEYTVRSMMGEFNGNTGLVTGHFDKNTMTWNWYFTLCPFGLQHFWWFAKASAIITGFVWSLVFLI; encoded by the coding sequence ATGTGGAAaccaattttgaagaagtttgCTATCATTGCAACTTTTTTGACGATAATAAGTAATATCTTGATTTTTACCTACCCATCGTTACACCCAACTCGATGTTCATGGAGATGCTCCACAAGGactaatgaaattgatgttTCTAGCCTTTCCTTGTTTGAAAGAATCACATATTATTCGAACAGGTATTTTCATGATGTTAAGGAACAACTATTCAATGACAATAAGGGTGAATTGAATGTTGACGATGAAGACGACATTCATCTATTGGCATTTGGCGACCCTCAAATTAAAGGTATCTGGCATAATACTCCATACAAAAGTCGTCTAGACATTTATGGTAATGACTACTATTTGGGGCATATATATTCCATGATGCAAAGAAGATTACACCCCTCCCACGTAGCCATCTTAGGTGATCTGTTTTCTTCACAGTGGATTGGTGATTCTGAGTTCTTCAATAGGACAACAAGATATATGAATAGAATTTTCAAGAGAGACACTACAACTTGGTTAAAGGATTTGAAAGAGAGGGAAcatgatgaaaatggtCAATATAGAGTGGATTGGAGTAAATGGGCAGATCAATTCAAAGCAAACGCGGCTTCTAAAAACTTCTCATTTGGATATAATGATGTTTATTCATGGGATCCAGAAAAcgaaaattatttatttattaatttgacTGGGAATCATGATGTCGGATACTCTGGGGATGCCACTTATCAGCATATGGCCAGATATCATGAAGTATTTGGTAAAGATAATTTTTGGATCGAATATGAAACAGATACAAACCATCCCTGGAGAATTGTTGTATTAAACTCCTTACTCCTGGAGGGACCTGCATTACAACCAgagtttattgaaaataattgGGAATTTCTATATCAGTTATTTGAACGAAGATTTAACGGAAGCACCGTTTTATTAACTCACGTGCCGTTatacaaagaagaaggtcTATGTGTCGATGGTCCTCTATTTAGATATTACCCAGATGACTACAAACCAGAACCATATAAGAAAAACCTCTTAAGGTCTCAAAATCATCTTGGAGAAGCAGTAACCAATAAAGTCTTGAATTTGGTTTTCGATAATGATAAGCCTGGCATTATCTTGAATGGACACGATCATGAAGGATGTGAAACTAGTTATAATAGAATCAATGGGACATGGTTTGCTACGAGGGATGTAGATCAAACTTCTGACTTCCATGTTAAGGAATATACTGTTAGGTCAATGATGGGCGAATTCAATGGTAACACGGGATTAGTTACAGGTCATTTCGATAAAAATACTATGACCTGGAACTGGTATTTTACACTTTGCCCCTTTGGCCTTCAACATTTTTGGTGGTTTGCTAAAGCATCCGCTATTATTACCGGGTTTGTCTGGTCCCTGGTATTTCTCATTTAA
- the APQ12 gene encoding Apq12p (ancestral locus Anc_7.218) produces the protein MTNQPEIQFQALEQQIISYTILAIKQLVVLTQSSLPILIKFSQTQPTLFFIIAIFLIIYFSWKVITNIITIVKRLIFGLMIVSVILISLRGLDQFFNYDLVYLFQLVKQGQRHGVVLIKWVDYLKEMMKLPETTPN, from the coding sequence ATGACAAACCAACCTgaaattcaattccaaGCCCTTGAACAACAAATCATTTCATATACTATTTTGGCGATCAAGCAACTTGTTGTGTTAACCCAATCTTCCCTCCCAATCCTTATTAAATTTAGTCAAACCCAACCAAcactcttcttcattattgcTATCTTTTTAATTATCTATTTTTCATGGAAAGTGATCACTAACATCATTACGATCGTGAAAAGGTTAATATTTGGCCTTATGATTGTCAGTGTCATTTTGATTTCTCTCCGTGGACTAGatcaattctttaattacGATTTAGTATACTTATTTCAGTTGGTTAAACAAGGCCAAAGACACGGAGTAGTTCTTATTAAATGGgttgattatttgaaggaaatgatgaagttgcCTGAAACCACTCCTAATTAG
- the GVP36 gene encoding Gvp36p (ancestral locus Anc_7.221), whose translation MSSFNSFTNSFSKTLSELSSTVSQKTQELSTNLPNLAQSTQRMVQERLGQVTDISQLPEEYLELEMKLDSIKQIYDNFLAVSSVYEQQSYDYPYVAKESLIEFSKTAASKVEELSHASSAHEAQNILTTSSTQIKEPKTLNFALSKVALKSSEHLNQFNDNEAFKSSASALLNFSNIQAKIAQARLQQDLLIKQKFNDALRHDLATNIAKATKVRKEVQSKRLQYDIARTNLMNAKPEKEASLRVQMETLEDDFAQATEHATIVMQDVIDNSDIVSRVNELARAQLAYFELSSSLMKEFTEGSTSASIPAPPTTTETSEPIELDDDEDL comes from the coding sequence ATGTCCTCTTTTAACTCATTTACAAACTCCTTTAGCAAGACATTGTCTGAGCTCTCCTCCACTGTATCCCAAAAGACACAGGAACTATCAACTAATCTTCCAAACCTGGCCCAATCCACACAACGTATGGTCCAAGAAAGGCTTGGTCAAGTTACCGATATTTCTCAATTAccagaagaatatttggagTTAGAAATGAAATTAGACTCCATTAAACAAATCTATGACAATTTCTTGGCAGTCTCCTCTGTCTATGAACAACAATCCTATGATTATCCATACGTGGCCAAAGaatcattaattgaattttctAAGACTGCTGCTTCCAAAGTGGAGGAACTTTCACATGCAAGCTCTGCTCATGAAgcacaaaatattttgacCACTTCTTCAACTCAAATCAAGGAACCAAAGACTTTGAATTTTGCCTTAAGTAAGGTCGCATTGAAATCGAGCGAAcatttgaatcaatttaATGACAATGAAGCATTTAAAAGTAGTGCCTCCGCTCTTCTAAACTTTAGTAATATTCAAGCAAAGATTGCTCAGGCAAGATTGCAACAAGATCTTTTgattaaacaaaaattcAACGATGCATTGAGACATGATCTCGCTACCAATATTGCTAAGGCTACTAAGGTAAGAAAGGAAGTCCAATCTAAGAGGTTACAATATGATATTGCCAGAACTAACCTAATGAATGCTAAACCTGAAAAAGAAGCTTCCTTGAGGGTACAAATGGAAACACTAGAAGACGACTTTGCCCAAGCCACTGAACATGCTACCATTGTTATGCAAGATGTTATTGATAACTCAGATATTGTCTCTAGGGTGAATGAATTGGCGCGTGCTCAATTAGCTTATTTCGAATTATCCTCTAGTTTAATGAAGGAATTTACTGAAGGCTCAACATCCGCTTCAATTCCTGCACCTCCAACTACGACAGAAACTAGTGAACCAATTGAACttgatgacgatgaagatttatGA
- the PKP1 gene encoding protein kinase PKP1 (ancestral locus Anc_7.222), protein MLQSTIRFARLGNKSLLTRPFFCSSITGNRHTTHAHHLKHNKAAINLSHLDFQAYYKIRSNIELLIQDYSRKPIPPLSYKFLTEYQKPLSQTEKYNLAIKTINQLISLTCRQLSLIQNLPYIVLLNPKINQINSLYLKTLESLLSITFPYDLYKNDLILSLLNHLNEEHNDTLLVLSDGLKEINNELLSNEAISKFLDVHIRDRITMKLIILNHLALLSPKTEPDMIGIIHKRVKISQFINQTFEFVNDLCQLKFNLPMSTTGNSSMITYITGEEIEFPCIPVILEYVLTEILKNSMKAHIENDVTKPIEISIFETDSDELTVRIRDYGGGIDPKIEPKIFQYSFSTTLDSTFSKIHEENNGNQRETDSVIGSCQNDSSVPQLMMPGEVENNTISGMGYGLPLCKNYLELFDGDITIQNLWGLGTDVYIKVKGPNKSLLADRK, encoded by the coding sequence ATGCTACAGAGTACTATCCGGTTTGCTAGATTAGGGAATAAGAGTCTACTCACCCGCCCGTTTTTCTGTAGTTCTATTACAGGGAATAGACACACAACACATGCACATCATCTAAAACATAATAAAGCAGCTATCAATTTGTCTCACCTAGATTTTCAAGCTTATTATAAGATCAGATCCAATATTGAATTGCTTATCCAAGATTATTCCAGGAAACCAATACCCCCATTATCATATAAGTTTCTCACCGAGTATCAGAAACCGCTCTCTCAAACCGAAAAATACAACCTTGCCATCAAGACAATCAACCAGttgatttcattaacaTGCCGCCAATTAAGTTTAATTCAGAACCTACCATATATTGTACTATTAAATCCAAAGATAAATCAGATAAACTCCTTATATTTAAAGACTTTGGAGTCGTTGCTATCCATCACTTTCCCATATGACTTATATAAGAATGACTTGATCCTGTCTCTCTTAAATCATTTGAATGAGGAACATAACGATACTTTACTTGTGTTATCCGATGGattgaaggaaataaaCAATGAATTGCTTTCCAATGAAGCAATATCAAAGTTTCTGGACGTTCATATAAGAGACAGAATTACTATGAAACTAATCATCCTAAATCATTTGGCTTTATTGTCACCAAAAACTGAACCGGATATGATTGGGATAATACACAAAAGAGTCAAAATATCCCAATTCATAAATCAGACATTCGAATTTGTCAATGACCTATGCCAGCTGAAGTTTAATTTACCAATGTCAACAACAGgtaattcatcaatgataACATATATAACtggtgaagaaattgagTTCCCATGTATACCTGTAATATTAGAATATGTGCTGACTgagatattgaaaaattccatgAAGGCTCATATTGAGAATGATGTTACTAAACCTATTGAAATATCTATCTTTGAGACCGACAGTGATGAACTGACAGTAAGAATCAGAGATTATGGTGGAGGTATTGACCCCAAAATTGAAccaaaaatattccaatattCATTCAGCACAACGTTAGATTCAACATTTTCTAAAATACATGAAGAGAACAACGGCAATCAACGGGAAACTGACTCAGTTATAGGATCATGTCAAAATGATTCCTCTGTCCCTCAATTAATGATGCCTGGAGAAGTTGAAAATAACACCATTTCAGGAATGGGATACGGGTTACCACTTTGCAAGAACTACCTTGAATTATTCGATGGTGATATTACCATCCAAAATCTATGGGGATTAGGGACTGATGTATATATAAAGGTGAAAGGCCCTAATAAGTCTCTATTAGCCGATCGTAAATAG
- the CBR1 gene encoding cytochrome-b5 reductase (ancestral locus Anc_7.225) translates to MYIQAANPNQHSMNTATADSAPTENIRPTGEANAFNRSTLIPVVFILALAIRYISMRRRIHANKAVLKKGTFHKFCLVSKTVLTHNTAIYNFGLPNADDVLGLPIGQHISIKENIDGKDIMRSYTPTSLDSETKGSFELLVKSYPNGNISKFIGNLNIGDEINVCGPAGNYHYEPNCRNKLGMIAGGTGIAPMFQIMKAIYLNPKDTTEVTLLYGNVQEADILLRKELDEMVKMRPDQFKVIYLLDKTDRDDWEGEIGYVTLDLMEKYMPSPKEEGVQMLLCGPPRMVGSAKRNAVTMGYARGKPLSKMEDQVFIF, encoded by the coding sequence ATGTACATCCAAGCAGCCAATCCGAACCAACACTCAATGAATACCGCCACTGCTGACTCAGCTCCAACTGAAAATATTCGTCCCACAGGTGAAGCCAATGCATTCAACAGGTCTACCCTTATTCCGGTAGTCTTCATCCTAGCCCTTGCGATAAGATACATTAGCATGAGAAGAAGGATTCATGCAAACAAAGCTGTCTTAAAGAAAGGAACTTTCCATAAATTCTGCCTTGTCTCCAAGACTGTTCTAACTCATAACACTGCGATTTATAACTTTGGGCTTCCAAATGCTGACGATGTTCTTGGTTTACCCATTGGCCAACATATCTCTATAAAGGAGAACATCGATGGTAAGGATATCATGAGATCTTATACACCAACATCTCTGGACTCAGAAACTAAAGgttcatttgaattattggtGAAGTCATATCCTAATGGGAACATTTCTAAATTTATTGGCAATTTGAACATTGGAGATGAGATCAACGTTTGCGGACCAGCTGGTAATTATCACTACGAACCAAATTGTCGTAATAAATTAGGGATGATTGCCGGGGGAACAGGTATTGCTCCTATGTTCCAAATTATGAAGGCTATCTATCTGAATCCTAAGGATACCACTGAAGTAACGTTATTATATGGTAATGTCCAAGAAGCAGATATCCTTTTGAGAAAGGAATTGGATGAGATGGTCAAGATGAGACCCGATCAATTTAAAGTTATTTATCTACTAGATAAAACAGATAGAGATGATTGGGAGGGTGAGATTGGCTACGTTACATTAGATTTAATGGAGAAATATATGCCATCACCAAAGGAGGAAGGTGTGCAAATGTTACTATGTGGTCCTCCAAGAATGGTTGGATCTGCAAAGAGAAATGCCGTAACGATGGGGTATGCCAGAGGCAAGCCACTTTCCAAGATGGAGGATCAAgtctttattttttaa
- the AGE2 gene encoding GTPase-activating protein AGE2 (ancestral locus Anc_7.227), which yields MSTSPSVKKALTALLRDPGNSNCADCKLQSHPRWASWSLGVFVCIKCAGVHRSLGTHITKVKSVDLDTWKEEHLEMLIKMRNNVEANRYYEANLPDSSSLKNGITDTNKLQLFIRTKYELKKWVGTPREVSEPPMSTTHEQVAKLSLESTSNPNSNSSSLLDIGSAAKKSVSANTNLKSTSLLNLATPSNSTEHVKKTHSHNERTDRVVTQRPDLKKSILSLYSKPSSNTNTNSSFFNNNANNNNIMSSASTSSLPSNHSVPTFSNNSNTTTSNLAFNNMSSSPSTSNNNQNNTNSNISLEDNDLFKNVWT from the coding sequence ATGTCCACTTCCCCATCTGTAAAGAAAGCATTGACAGCATTGCTACGTGATCCAGGAAACTCTAACTGTGCCGATTGTAAATTACAATCCCATCCAAGATGGGCTTCTTGGTCGTTAGGTGTTTTCGTTTGCATTAAATGTGCTGGTGTACATAGATCATTGGGGACTCATATCACTAAAGTGAAATCCGTGGATTTAGATACTTGGAAGGAGGAACATTTAGAAATGCTGATAAAGATGAGGAATAATGTCGAAGCTAATAGATATTACGAGGCAAACTTGCCTGATTCCTCtagtttgaaaaatggcATTACTGATACTAATAAACTGCAATTATTCATCAGAACTAAatatgaattgaaaaaatggGTAGGAACTCCGAGAGAAGTTAGCGAACCACCAATGTCAACCACCCATGAACAGGTTGCTAAGTTATCTCTCGAATCAACCtcaaatccaaattcaaattcatcatccttGTTGGACATTGGCTCCGCTGCAAAGAAAAGTGTCTCTGCTAATACCAATTTAAAGAGTACAAGTCTGCTAAATTTAGCAACACCGTCGAATAGCACAGAACATGTGAAGAAGACACATTCTCATAATGAAAGAACTGATAGAGTTGTAACGCAAAGACctgatttgaagaaatcaattCTTTCGTTGTATTCTAAACCATCATCAAATACTAACACAAATAGCTCattcttcaacaacaacgctaacaacaacaacatcatGTCTTCTGCATCTACATCTTCATTACCATCAAACCATTCTGTTCCGACGTTTTCAAACAATTCTAATACCACTACTTCCAATCTagcatttaataatatgtCTTCATCGCCATCTAccagtaataataatcaaaaCAATACTAATTCAAATATCTCATTGGAagataatgatttattcAAGAATGTTTGGACTTGA
- the PIG2 gene encoding putative protein phosphatase regulator PIG2 (ancestral locus Anc_7.230), whose protein sequence is MYINGNHLNKDATTLTASHFPSYSFNNNKSNSNSNNDTKTKKQNDNDDIPHWENFHINTIPPSKGNNANTIDTSPKNTMHKRIFPANDTLGSSTKPFSSLNFLQEPRKLDQLKLNALPQEELRRNTNLNKNINPIPTPIKPTIYKNSYYLNDNDTDAFKEEQENEDEISPITQVPANAKIPFPVPNNAYMEVNRIKPVYKKSGELLKPSLKRRSQSLPVTPNISNLNLRRINGHANGNDRAHHLARSKSVHFANTLPVRFFSKDESPIIVAESHEITNELNFKHKPLQRSMDMDELEELETDEDIAARKKKTLKKLLNLGSDDEDDDDDDEDDGIFSLGLDKLILKDRSSSIARRGGGGGRRNIETQMEKFNKKNEDDDDDNNILDKDLERGMGGFVTFNNTTTLTSEKSVIGLYSKNFPTLNNKNPRSLKLNIFVNYSKGKKVFLQDLNLHIQNDYINNHVGNNNKQNKYIIGRALVENIYFDKKVVLKYTWDNWRSYRDIEAIYVSDAKQIIPGSNMDVFKFLIDDVNKSVSKCHLEFCIQYQTRNEKERKEFWDNNDDKNYKVDVVTEVFRNPFENTII, encoded by the coding sequence ATGTACATTAACGGGAACCATTTGAACAAAGATGCAACCACTTTAACCGCCTCGCATTTCCCttcatattctttcaacaacaacaaatcCAACTCGAATAGCAATAACGATACCAAAACCAAAAAGCAAAATGACAATGACGATATCCCTCATTGGGAGAACTTCCACATAAATACCATACCGCCATCCAAGGGGAACAATGCCAACACTATTGACACATCCCCGAAGAATACAATGCATAAGAGAATATTTCCAGCAAATGATACCCTGGGATCTTCCACCAAACCCTTCAGTTCCcttaattttcttcaagaacCAAGAAAACTGGACCAATTGAAGTTGAACGCATTACCTCAGGAGGAACTAAGAAGAAACACAAACTTAAACAAGAATATAAATCCAATACCAACACCCATAAAGCCAACGATATACAAGAACTCATATTATCTCAACGATAATGATACTGATgctttcaaagaagaacaggaaaatgaagatgagatCTCTCCGATAACACAAGTTCCAGCAAATGCAAAGATCCCATTCCCCGTACCCAATAATGCATATATGGAAGTTAATAGAATCAAGCCGGTATATAAGAAATCAGGGGAATTATTGAAGCCTTCATTAAAGAGAAGATCTCAATCGTTGCCCGTGActccaaatatttctaaTTTGAATCTTAGGAGAATTAATGGACATGCAAATGGGAATGATAGAGCTCATCATTTGGCAAGAAGTAAAAGTGTCCACTTTGCTAACACTTTACCCGTTAGATTCTTTTCTAAGGATGAATCACCCATTATCGTGGCTGAATCACATGAAATTACTAATGAATTGAACTTCAAACATAAACCTTTACAAAGATCAATGGATatggatgaattggaagaattggaaacGGATGAAGATATAGCCGCcaggaagaaaaaaactttgaaaaaattattgaatttggGAAgtgacgatgaagatgacgatgatgatgatgaagatgatggaATATTCTCGCTGGGGTTGGATAAATTAATCCTAAAGGATAGATCAAGCTCCATTGCTAGAAGAGGTGGTGGAGGAGGTAGAAGAAATATAGAGAcacaaatggaaaaatttaataagaaaaatgaagatgatgatgatgataataatattctaGATAAGGATTTGGAAAGAGGAATGGGTGGGTTTGtcactttcaataataCAACAACGCTAACAAGTGAAAAATCTGTCATTGGACTTTATAGTAAGAATTTCCCAACGctaaataataaaaatcCAAGaagtttgaaattaaacatTTTCGTCAACTACTCAAAGGGTAAGAAAGTATTCTTACAAGACTTAAATTTACATATCCAAAATGACTACATTAATAATCATGTcggtaataataataaacaaaacaaatatatcattGGAAGAGCATTGGTAGAAAACATATATTTCGATAAGAAAGTGGTCCTCAAATATACGTGGGATAATTGGCGTTCATATCGTGATATTGAAGCTATTTACGTAAGTGATGCAAAGCAAATAATACCGGGATCAAATATGGATGTGTTTAAATTCTTAATTGATGACGTTAATAAATCAGTCTCCAAATGTCATTTAGAATTCTGTATTCAATATCAAACAAGAAACGAAAAGGaaaggaaagaattttgggataataatgatgacaaaaattataaagtCGATGTCGTCACAGAAGTATTTAGAAACCCATTTGAAAATACCATCATTTAG